The nucleotide sequence ATGGGGATCGAGTGGGGACTTTACGGCGTGCCCGAGACCTTTGTTATTGATGGCGATGGGACCGTTGTGTTCCGCTTTGCGGGCCCGGTGACCAGCCGTGTCCTTTCGGAACAACTAAGGCCGGAAATGGAAAAGGCCGCACAGTCCTTGGACTAGGCGACCTGTTCTTCGGCAGGGTCGTAGGGCTTATCTGCCCCAGGTCCGTATCGGACCGCAATCCATGTGAACGAAGTTGGACCGTGAATACCGGCCAACGCCACCGGCCTTGCAGGCCGCAGCGGCGCTGGCGATCTGAGAGACGCTGCGACCATTGACGCGTAGATCGGCGGCCTGGCCTTTCATATGCAGCGAGTTTCTAGCAACGCCGGACGAACGACTACGCAGCATCGCGTTGGTCTGAGGCGACCGATAGCCCGACAGCATCATGTAGGGTTCGTCAATGTCCAGCAGCCCATGCGCCGCCGCCATCACATCCATTGTGCGATAGTCGATTGGCTTCACAGAATTTTGCCGCCAGTCCCGCATGAATGTGCTGATTTCATCCATGGCGGGTTTGATATACTTGCCATCGACCCAATAGATCATGTCGATGCTTTCACCCGTCCGCCCGGAATACATGCGAAGGCGCCGGACATCGCCAGCGCCTTTAAGAAATCCAAAAGCCTTGCTGTAGGTCGGTGCGGCCGCGACCGTCGTCGCAGCAAACGCAGCCAATAGGCTACGCCGAGTGAACACACCGGAGGAGCGCCCGTTTTCAGTAGTCATGCCTGTCCTGCCATTACAGGGCCACATTCGCGGCCATTTTCATAAACCATCCCACAAACTGCCTTATGACACAAGATTTCTGTGCATCCAAAGCCCCGGGTCCACGTAAAGTTGGCTGACACCACGGCATGCGCGGATTCCTGCCGCAAAAATCTGAAGACATGGTTACCGTGGAAAGAGTGACCGAGCGTGTCCTTTCGGAGACAGGGCGGTCACTGTCGAAATTGTGTTTTTGTTCATCATTTCGGTTTTGGGTAACCTGAACAAAACCGAGCAGTTTATTCGAGGATTTCATGATCGCGTTCGATCTGCGTCACGCTATTCGTGGCGGTGTAATTTCTGGCCTTCTGGGGTTGGTGTCTGGGCCGTTGATGGCTCAGGACAGCGATGCGTCGCTGCGTCTTTCGATTGCGCGTGAGGTTGGGCAGTCGCGGGCCTTGTCCAGCTTCTACAAGGATCGCGATTTCGACCCGATCTGGATCGGCGGGGATGCCGATGATACGCGGCGGCGTGAAGCCTTGCTGAACGTGCTGGCACAGGCGGCTGATCACGCGCTTCCGCAAGAACGCTACAAGCAGGACCTGATCGCTTCACAGCTGCGAACGGCACGCACACCGTCGCAGCTTGCCAAGCTGGAAGCGCAGATGAGCGCGAGCTTCCTGGCCTATGCGCGCGATGTGCAAAGCGGCGTGCTGGTACCGACCCGTGTGCATCCGGGCATCAAGCGCGAAGCACCGCGCCGCAATCCGATCAAGACTTTGTCCGCCTTCGAGCAAAGCTCACCGCGGGCCTTTCTGGATCAGTTGCCACCGCAAACCGCAGAATATGCGCGGCTAATGCATGCAAAGTTCGAGATGGAGGAAACAGTCGCTCGTGGTGGTTGGGGGCCGTCTGTTGAAGCCGAGAAGATGGAAGCCGGAAGTGCAGGGGCGGAGGTGCGGGCGCTCAAGACCAAGCTCGTGGCTCTGGGATATATGCGTCGCGTGGCAAATGACCGTTTCGATGGGGCCACCCGAGACGCGGTTGTTGCGTTTCAGGCAGACCACGGTCTGGCTCAGGACGGTGTGGTCGGGCCGGGGACGCTGGCAGAGTTGAACAGAACAGCCGAGGAACGCCTGCAACAGATCATCGTCGCGATGGAACGCGAGCGTTGGCTCAACCGACCCTTGGGGCAACGCCACATCCGCGTGAACCTGACCGATTTCACTGCCAAGATCATCGACAATGGGAAGGTCACTTTCGAGACGCGTTCCGTCATTGGCAAGTCTCGGCTGGATCATCAGTCGCCGGAATTTTCGGATGTGATGGAGTTCATGGTGGTGAACCCGACCTGGAATGTTCCCCGCTCGATTACGACGAAGGAGTACTTGCCGCAGCTACAGCGTAATCCAAACGCGGTTCCGCATCTGCAATTGATCGACAATAGCGGGCAACCCGTGTCACGGCAGGCCGTGAATTTCCGTGCATATAACGCGCGCAATTTCCCGTTCCGTCTGAAGGAGCCGCCAAGCCAGGGCAACGCGTTGGGCTTGGTCAAGTTCATGTTCCCGAACAAGTACAACATCTATCTGCATGACACCCCGTCCAAATCGCTCTTCGCGCGGGAAACGCGGGCCTATAGCCATGGCTGTATCCGGTTGGGTGATCCGTTCGATTTCGCCTATGCGCTGCTTGCGCCGCAAACGGATGACCCGCAGGCCCTGTTCAAAAAAAGGCTGAACACCCGACGTGAAAACACCATCATGCTGGACACCCCGGTTCCGGTGCATCTGATTTACCGCACAGCGTTCACGCAGCCCGAAGGCCGCACCCAGTTCCGCCGCGATGTTTATGAGCGTGATGCGCGAGTTTTTCGTGCTTTGGAGATCGCTGGGGTTACAACTCTGTCCGCGGACGGTTAAATCCTTTGGCACGTTTCTTATGAAAGGTGCCTGAGACATGCGGTTCAGGATCGACGAGATTGCGAAGGCGCTCGGCGCTCGGTTCGAGGGTGATGCGAGCCTCACCGTTACCTCTGCGGCGGAGCCCGCCAGCGCGACGCCCAATGACCTGGCATTGGCGATGGATCCCAAATATGCTGATGGGCTGCAACAAGGCGGCGCGCGAGCTGCGATCCTCTGGGACGGCGCGGATTGGCGGGGCTTCGGACTAGAAGCTGCACTTTACGTACCACGCCCGCGCTATGCGATGGCGACGCTTACGAAGACTCTCGATACCGGTCCGGAGATCGGCGACGGCATTCATCCATCGGCAGTGATCGATCCGAGTGCACGACTTGGTGCAGGTGCCTCTATCGGTCCGTTCGTGGTGATTGGTGCAAACACGGTCATCGGAGACAACGCCCGTATCGCCGAGCATGTTTCCATCGGCGCGGACTGCCAGATCGGGGAGAGTGTGCTGGTCCATGCAGGTGTGCGGATCGCCCACCGTGTCCGGATTGGTGACGGCGTGATTCTTCATCAGGGATGCGTGCTTGGCGCGGATGGATTTTCCTTTGTGACGCCCGAGAAATCAGCGGTCGAAAATATACGTGAAACGCTGGGGTCTGACCGTGGAGCCGATGCGGAACAGCACTGGACGCGCATCCATTCGCTAGGCGGCGTGGAGATCGGCGATGATGTGGAAATCGGTGCCAATGCCACGTTGGACAGCGGCACGATCCGTGCCACGCGTGTCGGGCGGGGCACCAAAATCGACAATCTGGTTCATCTTGGCCACAACGTTCAAGTGGGTGAAGACTGCCTTCTATGCGGTCAGGTCGGCGTTGCCGGTTCATCACGGATCGGCAATCGTGTGGTGCTTGCCGGTCAGGTCGGCGTGAATGACAATATCTTCGTGGGCGATGATGTGGTTGCCGGGGGTGCAACGAAAATATTCACCAACGCACCTAACGGGCGGGTTTTGCTCGGCTATCCCGCGATGAAAATGGACACTCATGTCGAGGTCTATAAAGCCCTGCGCCGATTGCCCCGCCTTTTCCGTGAGGTCAGGGAAATCCAAAAAGCGGTTTCAAAGGCCGAGGAAAAAGACTAAATCAGCGACAATACAGGCTGGGAGAAGACTGCATGACGGTCCGCGACAAGGTTATCGAAATCATTGCCGAACAGGCCGTGCTAGATGTTAGCGATATTTCTCTCGACCAGTCGCTTGCGGATCTGGGGATAGACAGCCTCGGTCTGGTGGAAAGCATCTTCGCAATAGAGGAAGCTTTCGACATCCAGGTGCCGTTCAATGCCAATGAGCCTGAGAAAAGCGATTTCGATATTTCCTCCGTTCAGGCGATTGTGTCGGCAGTTGAGGGGCTGGTGGCCGATCAGCAATCATGAAACGCGTGGTCATAACCGGGCAGGGTACGATCAATGCGCTCGGAAAATCCGTTAATGAAACGCTCGACGCGATGCGTGAGGGGCGCTGTGGGATCGGTCAACTGAGCATCCGCGATGTCGAACGCCTGTCCATTCAAATTGGTGGGCAGGTCCGGGACTACGACGCCGAGACCCATTTCAACCGCCAGCAAATCGCGCTCTACGACCGCTTCACGCAGTTCACGCTGATTGCCGCTGAAGAGGCGATCAAACAGTCCGGGCTGTCCTTCGAGGGCGAGTTGGCCGCGCAGTCGGGCGTAATCCTTGGAACAGCCGGTGGCGGGATGCAGACCTCGGACGAAAACTACCGGTCCGTCTACGAGGATGGTAAGAACCGGGTCCATCCGTTTGTTGTGCCGAAGCTGATGAACAACGCTGCCTGTAGTCACCTGTCAATGAACTACAACCTGATGGGGCCGAGCTTCACAGTGGCGACGGCTTGTGCGTCATCGAACCATGCGATGGGCCAGGCGTTCCACCTGATCCGTGGCGGTGGGGCCAAGGTCGTCATGGCTGGCGGTTCCGAATCCATGCTGTGCTTCGGTGGTGTGAAAGCGTGGGAAGGGCTGCGGGTCATGTCCCGAGATGCATGTCGCCCGTTTTCCGCCAACCGTAACGGAATGGTGCAGGGGGAAGGTGCGGCGGTGTTCGTGTTCGAGGAATTTGAACACGCGAAGGCCCGCGGCGCGGATATTCTGGCCGAGGTGATCGGCTTTGCCATGACGTCGGATGCGTCGGATATCGTGATGCCGTCGAAGCAAGGCGCTGCGCGTGCGATCAGGGGCGCCATTGCGGATGCGCAGGTGCCATTGGAAAGCGTGGGTTACATTAACGCGCATGGGACCGGCACCGCCGCCAATGACAAAACGGAATGCGCTGCGGTTGCAGATGTTTTCGGGGCGCATGCCGATGACCTGATGATTTCGTCAACCAAATCCATGCACGGCCATGTCATCGGCGGCACAGGCGCAGTGGAGCTTCTGGCCTGTATCATGGCCTTGCGCGAAGGCGTGATCGCCCCGACCATCGGCTATGAAGAATCCGATCCTGAGTGTGCGTTGGATGTTGTGCCCAACGAGGCGCGGGATGCGAAGGTCGATGTGGTGATGTCGAACGCGTTCGCCTTTGGTGGGCTGAACGCGGTGCTGGCTCTGCGCAAGGTCTAAGACGGCACCGCGATCTGATCTGATTACTGCGCCGGAGGTGTCAGCGTTTGCTGTGCATCTTCCGGTTGTGGCAGGGCGCTGACTGCATCGAAAGCAGCCGTAAAGCCCGACAGCGATACTTGAAGATCAACCGTGCGATCCGGCGCAGCCATTGGTACGATCTGTACATGCGCTTCGCTACCAGCTTTCATGTTGTTCACTTCCGCTTCGGTCAACCCGAGCTGCGCTACACATCCGATTTGGTTGCAGAAGGTAAAGGGGTACCGCTTGCCTTGTGCATTGCCGATGGTGAAGCTAACGCCTTCTGGCAACAGCGTGTTAAGCGGCGTCACGATCGTCGCACCAGCCGGCACCTGAGCTGTATCGGGAAGCGGGAAGATGTTGATTTCCGCCGTTCTTGTGCCGCTTTCGTCGCTTAGCGTCTGGTGAACCTCGCAAGGGTCCTCAACTTCATCGAGTGTCACGCAGCGCAATTGCCAGTCGGTGAAGGTTTCTTTGACATATGTTTGCCCTTGTTGGGGCCCAGTTGGCGCTGCTTCTGTGGCAGGCGCTTCTTCGGTCATGCCTTCAGTTTCGTTGGTCGCATCACCCTGATCCTGAGCGATGGCCATTCCGGCCCCCGCACACGCCACAAGGAAGGTTGAAAGGCGCAAAATCTGCATCTTGTCTCTCATTTCGTTGCTCGACATGCCAGACCGCATAGCATGCCAAGCGTTCTGTGTCAGTGATGAATGTCTCAGAGCCGTACACAAGAAAAAGGGCCCCGAAGGGCCCTTAAAAAACAGTTTTTGCTCCCTGTCGGACTGGCCGACGTCTTCAATGCCCGGAACGCTACGTTGAGTCGCAGTCTCCGTCAACAGTCATTTGTAACATGAACTAACAAGTTGAACGGCAAAGCAATCCAAGCTTGCGCAGATCGCAGGGAAAGTGTTGAAATCCGAAGGAAATACCTGCTTACCGTTGCCCAGATTGCATGAATTGGCCAGTCTAAGTGGAATAATTTTGAAAATGAAAACAATGGGTAGGAGGATCGGTGACTGAGCAGATAATGATCGGTGGTGGCGGCGAGAACTATGTGACGCCGCAATACATGCTGCTTAAGCATGCAAACCGCCATGGGCTAATCGCCGGGGCGACGGGAACCGGCAAAACCGTGACACTGCAGATTCTGGCAGAGGCACTATCCGCAGAAGGCGTGCCGGTCTTTCTGACGGATGTGAAGGGTGACCTGGGTGGGCTTGCAATGGCCGGGTCGGCCGATGCCGATACGGACGCCCCGTTCAAGGAGCGCGCGCAGAAGATCGGCTATAGCGATTACGCCTATCGCGACTGCCCGGTCACATTCTGGGATGTCTTCGGCCAAACCGGACATCCCGTTCGAGCCACGATCACGGAGATGGGCCCGCTTCTTCTGTCACGATTGCTGGAGTTGTCGGAACCACAGGAAGGGGTTCTGAACGTCGCCTTCCGCATCGCCGATGATGAGGGGCTGCCGCTTCTGGATCTCAAGGATCTTCAATCTCTTCTTGCGTGGCTGGGCGAACACCGGACCGAGGTCAGCCACCGTTACGGCGCCGTGTCCACGGCATCCATCGGCGCGATCCAGCGTCGGCTTCTGATGCTTGAAAATGACGGGGCGGCGCAGTTCTTCGGCGAGCCTGCGCTGGAACTGGTTGATCTGATGCGGATTGATGACGAGGGACGGGGGTTTGTTAACATCCTGTCCTCTGACAAGCTGATGGGATCACCGCGCCTCTATGCGACCGTGCTGCTGTGGTTGCTGTCGGAGTTGTTCGAAACTCTGCCTGAGGTTGGCGATCCGGACAAGCCCAAGCTTGTTCTGTTCTTTGATGAAGCTCATTTGCTGTTCGACGGGGCGCCCAAAACCCTGATGGACAAGCTGGAGCAGGTCGCGCGGCTGATCCGGTCCAAAGGTGTGGGTGTTTACTTCGTCACGCAGAATCCGTCCGATGTCCCGAAGGATATCCTTGGCCAGTTGGGTAATCGCATCCAACATGCCTTGCGCGCATTCACGGCGCAAGATCGCAAGGCGCTGAAGGCCGCAGCTGAGACCTATCGCGACAATCCAAGGCTCGATCTGGAAACCTGTTTGCGAGAGGTTGGCACGGGCGAGGCTGTAACCTCTATGTTGGAGAAAAAGGGCGTTCCCGGAATGGCGGAGCGCACGCTGATCTGCCCGCCACGCAGTCAGCTTGGCCCGATTCCCGACGAGACCCGTAAATCGATTCTCGCGGCATCTGCCATGGCCGGAAAATACGATACAGCCGTGGATCGGGAGTCGGCCTTCGAGATGTTGAAAGCCCGCGCAGATGCGGCCGCGAAGGAAGCAGGAAAGACCGAAACAAGGCTGGATGAGAGTGATCCGTCTGATCGCGAATTTTCTCAGGCGCGCAGATATAACGGCACGCGAGTTGGTCGATCAACGAAAGCGCGGTCCCGATCCAGTCGCAGCGATAGTGTGACGGAAGCCTTCGCCAAATCCTTCGCCCGCCAGCTTGGTACGCAATCCGGCAGGGCCATTGTGCGCGGCGTTCTGGGCGGGCTGTTCAAAGGGCGCTAGCTTTCCTCGTCTTCTAAGGTTCTTCGACCAATTGGAGTGATTTTCAACTGCGTCAGGCGGTTGTGTTCCCGCGCGACCACCTCGAACCGGAAGCCATGGAAGTTGAAGACCTGGCCGACGGTCGGGATCATCTGTGCTTCGTGTATCACGAGCCCGGCCACGGTGTTCGCCTCCGCATCCGGCAGATTCCAGTCCTTGGCGCGGTTCAGATCACGGATGGTCATTGCGCCGTCCACAAGGAAATGGCCGTCCGCGGCGCGCTCGATTCCGTCTTCCTCACCGGTGTCGAATTCGTCGGTTATTTCACCCACGATTTCTTCGAGGATGTCTTCCAGCGTGATCAACCCCTGAAGATCGCCATACTCATCGACAACCAATGCGAAATGGGTGCGGCGGCGAAGAAACTGCCGCATCTGGTCGTCAAGCGTCGTCGTTTCGGGGACGAAATACGGCTTGCGCGAAACCTTGAGCACGTTGAAGCCCTTGAGTCCTTCGCCGCGCGTCTCGTCATTGCTCATGTATTCGTGCACGCCGCGCAACAAGTCCTTGGCATGCACAACCGCGATGATATTCTCTGGATGATCGCGGAAAACGGGAAGGCGGGTGTGCGGAGAATCGAGCGCCTGGGCCAGAATTTCCTCGGGCGCAGCATCGGCGTCGATCATCTCGATGCTGGACCGGTGGCGCATGATTTCTTCCACGGTCCGGTCGCCCAGATCAAGTGCCCCCAGAAGACGGTCGCGATCTTCTTTTTGCACCACGCCTTCAGAATGGCCTAATTGAAGAGCTCCGACGATTTCTTCGCGTACGGCCAGGATGTTGCTTCCAGGGGCGATCTTTACGCCGAATACGGACAAGATTCCGCGAACGAAGAACCGCACCGCTCCAACCAGCGGAGACAGCACGGTGATAACCGGCGCAACGACCGGGGCGCTGAGCGACGCCGCGCGTTCAGGGGCCGAGATCGAATAGGTTTTGGGAAGAACTTCGGCAAAGACGAGCACCAGAACTGTCATCACCAGCGTCGCGACCGCAACACCGGAATCGCCAAATGTGCGGGTGAACAAGGCGGTGGCCAAGGCGGTCGACAGAATGTTGGCCATATTGTTGCCCAGTAGAATGCCGCCAATCAAACGTTCACTGTCGTCGGTCAGTTCCAGCGCCTTGGCGGCACCGGCGGAACCGCTATCCGCCTGAGAGCGCAGTTTGCCGCGCGACGCGGCCGTGAGTGCCGTCTCGGATCCCGAAAAGAACGCCGAGCAGAACAGCAGCAACAGGATCGCGCCGGCGCTAACCCAAAAGGTTACGTCCAGAAGCGCAGAGCTTTCTTCCATGAAATGTCACCAGATCAGCCAATAATGGATCTACTGTGCGTTTGCGCGATCCGTACTGCAAGGGGGAGAGGCTGCGCATGCTGACGCAGCCTCATGAGATCAGTCATCGATCGTGCCGTTGTCTTCATCATCCTCATCGCCTTGTTCAGCGATCCAGGCGACGGAGACGACTTCTTCACCCGGCGCCGTGTTGAAGACCTTCACGCCACCAGCAGCGCGGGACCGGAATGAGATTCCTTCGACCGGACAACGGATCGACTGGCCCGTGGACGTGGCCAGCATGACCTGATCGCCCATCTCGACCGGGAAGCAGGCAACCAGCGGCCCGCCACGCATCGCGCGATCCATCGCGGCTACACCCATGCCACCGCGGCCGCGGACCGGGTAGTCGTGGGTAGAGGTCAGCTTGCCCGACCCGTTGGCCGTGATTGTCAGAAGAAGCTCTTCAGAAGCGGACATTTCGGCATAGCGGTCGGGGGACAGGGCGACCTCGCCCACGGCTTCATCGTCCTCGTTCTCGGCATCATTCGCCATACCAGCAACGGCACGGCGCATTTTCAGATAGGTGGCGCGTTCTTCCGGGCTGGCCTCGAAATGGCGGATCACGGCCATGGAGACGACCCGATCATCTTCGTTCAGGCGTACGCCACGTACACCCGTCGATCCGCGCCCCTTGAATATCCGAACATCGGTACTGCGAAAGCGGATTGCACGACCGGAGGCGGTGACAAGCATCACGTCATCATCTTCGCTGCAGATGCGCGCTCGGACCAAAGATACCCCTTCGGGCAATTTCATCGCGATCTTGCCGTTGCGCATGACGTTGGTGAAATCGGACAGGGCGTTCCGGCGCACGTCACCAGAAGACGTCGCAAAGACGATCTGCAGATTGTCCCATTCGTCCTCTGGTGCATCCACGGGCATGACCGACGCCACCGAAACACCGGTTTCGATCGGCAGGATATTCACGATCGCCTTGCCACGCGAACTGCGGCTGCCAAGCGGCAACTGCCACGTTTTCAGCTTATAGACCATGCCGTCGGTGGTGTAGATCAGAAGCTGTGTATGGGTGTTCGCGACAAACATCCGCGTGACGACGTCATCATCTTTCAAGCCGCCACCGGACAGGCCCTTGCCCCCGCGCTTCTGCGCCCGGAAATCCGCAAGAGGTGTCCGCTTGATGTAGCCCGTTTCCGTCACGGTCACGACCATGTCTTCGCGCTCGATCAGGTCCTCGTCATCCATGTCACCGGACCAGTCCACGATCTCGGTGCGGCGAGGAACGGCGAACTGGTCTTTGACCTCTGCCAACTCTGACGAGATGATGTTCATGATCCGCTCGCGCGAACGCAGGATATCCAGATAGTCGCGGATCTTTGCGGCCAGTTCCTGCAGTTCATCCGTGACTTCCTTGACGCCTATCTGCGTCAGCCGTTGCAGGCGCAATTCAAGGATCGCACGCGCTTGCGCCTCGGACAGGTTATAGGTCCCGTCATCATTCATCGTGTGGCTGGGATCGTCGATCAGTTGGATGTATTCGGCGATGTCAGAGGCCGGCCAACGGCGCGTCATCAACTTTTCACGCGCCTCTGCGGCGTCTGCCGACGAACGGATGCTGGCTACAACCTCATCCACATTCGACACAGCCACGGCCAGACCGCACAGCACATGGCTGCGTTCACGTGCCTTGTTCAACTCGAAAGCCGTGCGGCGCGCGACGACCTCTTCGCGGAAACCGATGAAAGAAGTCAGGAACTTGCGCAGCGTCAGTTGCTCTGGCCGGCCACCGTTCAGTGCCAGCATGTTGCACCCGAACGACGTTTGCATCTGCGTGAAACGGAACAGCTGGTTCAGCACGACATCGGGTGTCGCGTCGCGCTTCAACTCGATCACCACGCGAACGCCGACACGGTCGGATTCGTCCTGCACATGCGCGATGCCTTCCAACCGCTTTTCGCGCACCAGATCGGCGATCTTTTCGATCATCGCGGCCTTGTTGACCTGGTAGGGGATCTCGTCCAGCACGATCGCATAACGGTCCTTGCGGATTTCCTCGATCCGCGTCTTGGCACGCAGGATCACGCTGCCACGACCTTCGAGATAGGCCTTGCGCGCCCCGGATCGGCCCAGGATCACACCGCCCGTCGGAAAATCGGGGCCGGGGATGTAGTCCATCAACTGTTCGGAATCGAGATCGGGGTTCTCGATCAATGCCTGCGTTGCGTCGATCACCTCGCCCAGGTTATGCGGCGGGATATTCGTGGCCATGCCTACGGCAATACCTCCAGCGCCGTTGACAAGCATGTTTGGAAAGCGCGCGGGCAGGACAGAAGGCTCGCGGTCCTTGCCGTCATAATTGTCCTGATAGTCGACCGTATCCTTGTCGATATCCGCCAACAGGAAGCTGGCGGGCTTGTCCATCCGGACCTCGGTGTAACGCATGGCCGCCGCACCATCGCCATCCATAGACCCGAAATTTCCTTGCCCATCCAGCAAGGGAAGGGACATTGAAAAGGGCTGCGCCATCCGGACCAGTGCGTCATAGATCGCGCTATCACCATGCGGGTGGTATTTACCCATTGTGTCGCCGACAGGACGCGCCGATTTGCGGTATGCCTTGTCATGCGTATTGCCGGTTTCGTGCATGGCGAACAGGATGCGCCGATGCACCGGTTTCAGCCCGTCGCGCAGATCGGGGATCGCACGGCTGACGATAACGCTCATCGCGTAATCGAGATAGGACGACCGCATTTCATCCGCGATGGAAATCGCCGGGCCGTCATATGCCGGTCGCTTCGGGTTTTCGTCTTCGTTTTCAGGCGTTTCCGGTGTGTCGTTCACGTATCTCGACCTTACTGCTCAGATGCCTCAAAGGGCTTTGGGG is from Qingshengfaniella alkalisoli and encodes:
- a CDS encoding invasion associated locus B family protein, producing the protein MQILRLSTFLVACAGAGMAIAQDQGDATNETEGMTEEAPATEAAPTGPQQGQTYVKETFTDWQLRCVTLDEVEDPCEVHQTLSDESGTRTAEINIFPLPDTAQVPAGATIVTPLNTLLPEGVSFTIGNAQGKRYPFTFCNQIGCVAQLGLTEAEVNNMKAGSEAHVQIVPMAAPDRTVDLQVSLSGFTAAFDAVSALPQPEDAQQTLTPPAQ
- the lpxD gene encoding UDP-3-O-(3-hydroxymyristoyl)glucosamine N-acyltransferase, coding for MRFRIDEIAKALGARFEGDASLTVTSAAEPASATPNDLALAMDPKYADGLQQGGARAAILWDGADWRGFGLEAALYVPRPRYAMATLTKTLDTGPEIGDGIHPSAVIDPSARLGAGASIGPFVVIGANTVIGDNARIAEHVSIGADCQIGESVLVHAGVRIAHRVRIGDGVILHQGCVLGADGFSFVTPEKSAVENIRETLGSDRGADAEQHWTRIHSLGGVEIGDDVEIGANATLDSGTIRATRVGRGTKIDNLVHLGHNVQVGEDCLLCGQVGVAGSSRIGNRVVLAGQVGVNDNIFVGDDVVAGGATKIFTNAPNGRVLLGYPAMKMDTHVEVYKALRRLPRLFREVREIQKAVSKAEEKD
- a CDS encoding acyl carrier protein; this translates as MTVRDKVIEIIAEQAVLDVSDISLDQSLADLGIDSLGLVESIFAIEEAFDIQVPFNANEPEKSDFDISSVQAIVSAVEGLVADQQS
- a CDS encoding L,D-transpeptidase family protein; protein product: MIAFDLRHAIRGGVISGLLGLVSGPLMAQDSDASLRLSIAREVGQSRALSSFYKDRDFDPIWIGGDADDTRRREALLNVLAQAADHALPQERYKQDLIASQLRTARTPSQLAKLEAQMSASFLAYARDVQSGVLVPTRVHPGIKREAPRRNPIKTLSAFEQSSPRAFLDQLPPQTAEYARLMHAKFEMEETVARGGWGPSVEAEKMEAGSAGAEVRALKTKLVALGYMRRVANDRFDGATRDAVVAFQADHGLAQDGVVGPGTLAELNRTAEERLQQIIVAMERERWLNRPLGQRHIRVNLTDFTAKIIDNGKVTFETRSVIGKSRLDHQSPEFSDVMEFMVVNPTWNVPRSITTKEYLPQLQRNPNAVPHLQLIDNSGQPVSRQAVNFRAYNARNFPFRLKEPPSQGNALGLVKFMFPNKYNIYLHDTPSKSLFARETRAYSHGCIRLGDPFDFAYALLAPQTDDPQALFKKRLNTRRENTIMLDTPVPVHLIYRTAFTQPEGRTQFRRDVYERDARVFRALEIAGVTTLSADG
- a CDS encoding helicase HerA-like domain-containing protein, producing the protein MIGGGGENYVTPQYMLLKHANRHGLIAGATGTGKTVTLQILAEALSAEGVPVFLTDVKGDLGGLAMAGSADADTDAPFKERAQKIGYSDYAYRDCPVTFWDVFGQTGHPVRATITEMGPLLLSRLLELSEPQEGVLNVAFRIADDEGLPLLDLKDLQSLLAWLGEHRTEVSHRYGAVSTASIGAIQRRLLMLENDGAAQFFGEPALELVDLMRIDDEGRGFVNILSSDKLMGSPRLYATVLLWLLSELFETLPEVGDPDKPKLVLFFDEAHLLFDGAPKTLMDKLEQVARLIRSKGVGVYFVTQNPSDVPKDILGQLGNRIQHALRAFTAQDRKALKAAAETYRDNPRLDLETCLREVGTGEAVTSMLEKKGVPGMAERTLICPPRSQLGPIPDETRKSILAASAMAGKYDTAVDRESAFEMLKARADAAAKEAGKTETRLDESDPSDREFSQARRYNGTRVGRSTKARSRSSRSDSVTEAFAKSFARQLGTQSGRAIVRGVLGGLFKGR
- a CDS encoding HlyC/CorC family transporter; its protein translation is MEESSALLDVTFWVSAGAILLLLFCSAFFSGSETALTAASRGKLRSQADSGSAGAAKALELTDDSERLIGGILLGNNMANILSTALATALFTRTFGDSGVAVATLVMTVLVLVFAEVLPKTYSISAPERAASLSAPVVAPVITVLSPLVGAVRFFVRGILSVFGVKIAPGSNILAVREEIVGALQLGHSEGVVQKEDRDRLLGALDLGDRTVEEIMRHRSSIEMIDADAAPEEILAQALDSPHTRLPVFRDHPENIIAVVHAKDLLRGVHEYMSNDETRGEGLKGFNVLKVSRKPYFVPETTTLDDQMRQFLRRRTHFALVVDEYGDLQGLITLEDILEEIVGEITDEFDTGEEDGIERAADGHFLVDGAMTIRDLNRAKDWNLPDAEANTVAGLVIHEAQMIPTVGQVFNFHGFRFEVVAREHNRLTQLKITPIGRRTLEDEES
- a CDS encoding beta-ketoacyl-[acyl-carrier-protein] synthase family protein → MKRVVITGQGTINALGKSVNETLDAMREGRCGIGQLSIRDVERLSIQIGGQVRDYDAETHFNRQQIALYDRFTQFTLIAAEEAIKQSGLSFEGELAAQSGVILGTAGGGMQTSDENYRSVYEDGKNRVHPFVVPKLMNNAACSHLSMNYNLMGPSFTVATACASSNHAMGQAFHLIRGGGAKVVMAGGSESMLCFGGVKAWEGLRVMSRDACRPFSANRNGMVQGEGAAVFVFEEFEHAKARGADILAEVIGFAMTSDASDIVMPSKQGAARAIRGAIADAQVPLESVGYINAHGTGTAANDKTECAAVADVFGAHADDLMISSTKSMHGHVIGGTGAVELLACIMALREGVIAPTIGYEESDPECALDVVPNEARDAKVDVVMSNAFAFGGLNAVLALRKV
- a CDS encoding YcbK family protein; translation: MTTENGRSSGVFTRRSLLAAFAATTVAAAPTYSKAFGFLKGAGDVRRLRMYSGRTGESIDMIYWVDGKYIKPAMDEISTFMRDWRQNSVKPIDYRTMDVMAAAHGLLDIDEPYMMLSGYRSPQTNAMLRSRSSGVARNSLHMKGQAADLRVNGRSVSQIASAAAACKAGGVGRYSRSNFVHMDCGPIRTWGR